Proteins co-encoded in one Ensifer sp. PDNC004 genomic window:
- a CDS encoding carbon-phosphorus lyase complex subunit PhnI, whose product MYVAVKGGEAAIANAHRLLADRRRGDRSLPSITIDQVVEQLGLAVDRVMAEASLYDRALAALAVRQARGDMIEAIFILRAYRTTLPRFGYSEPVDTANMKVERRVSATYKDLPGGQLLGPTFDYTHRLLDPSLIADEAVEEPAVKEPGEHVMRVSDILDGEGLIEGDGEMPEGHVMGDLTREPMEFPMARDLRLQALARGDEGFLLALAYSTQRGYGRTHPFVGEVRIGEVEVELDLPELGFAVSLGSIRVTECQMVNQFMGSAKQPPQFTRGYGLVFGQSERKAMSMSLVDRALRTDEFNEDIVAPAQDQEFVISHADNVQATGFVEHLKLPHYVDFQAELDLVRRMRRDYDAANSGETAKEQREAAE is encoded by the coding sequence ATGTATGTAGCCGTCAAGGGCGGGGAAGCCGCCATTGCCAATGCCCACCGCCTTCTCGCCGATCGCCGCCGTGGCGACCGTAGCCTTCCCTCCATCACTATCGACCAGGTAGTCGAGCAGCTCGGCCTTGCCGTCGACCGGGTGATGGCGGAAGCCTCGCTCTACGACCGCGCGCTCGCGGCGCTTGCCGTGCGCCAGGCGCGCGGCGACATGATCGAAGCGATTTTCATCCTGCGCGCATACCGCACGACGCTGCCGCGCTTCGGTTACTCCGAACCGGTCGACACCGCCAACATGAAGGTCGAGCGCCGCGTGTCTGCGACCTACAAGGATCTGCCGGGCGGACAGCTTCTGGGCCCGACCTTCGATTACACCCACCGCCTGCTCGACCCGTCGCTGATCGCTGACGAGGCTGTCGAAGAACCGGCGGTCAAGGAGCCCGGCGAACACGTGATGCGCGTTTCCGACATTCTCGACGGCGAAGGCCTGATCGAGGGCGACGGTGAGATGCCCGAGGGCCACGTCATGGGCGACCTCACCCGCGAGCCGATGGAGTTTCCAATGGCCCGGGACCTGCGCCTGCAGGCACTCGCCCGCGGCGACGAAGGCTTCCTGCTGGCCCTCGCCTATTCCACCCAGCGTGGCTACGGCCGGACCCATCCCTTCGTCGGCGAAGTGCGTATCGGCGAAGTGGAGGTCGAACTCGACCTGCCGGAACTCGGCTTTGCCGTCTCGCTCGGCTCGATCCGCGTCACCGAATGCCAGATGGTCAACCAGTTCATGGGCTCGGCCAAGCAGCCGCCGCAGTTCACCCGCGGTTATGGCCTCGTCTTCGGCCAGAGCGAACGCAAGGCGATGTCGATGTCGCTGGTCGACCGGGCGCTCAGGACCGACGAATTCAATGAGGACATCGTCGCCCCCGCCCAGGACCAGGAATTCGTCATCTCACACGCCGACAACGTTCAGGCGACGGGCTTCGTCGAGCATCTGAAGCTGCCGCACTATGTCGACTTCCAGGCCGAACTCGACCTCGTCCGGCGCATGCGCCGCGACTACGACGCCGCCAATTCCGGCGAGACGGCAAAGGAACAGAGGGAGGCGGCCGAATGA